The window CAACCTGAAGAGATTATTATTAAACTGCTTCAAATAACAGAAACAGGAATACAACTGTAAGTAGACCAAATCCTTCCTATAAGTCCCTGaataaaattaacatttttgaaAGGACAAAAAGATTTAATTATTTGATATAAATGTGCAAATATAAATGTAAGCGCTTCAGCTGTGATTTGCCATATAACTGTAACCCATCTCTCCCTCCAGCTGCTCTGCAGTGATAGCGCCCAGCAGAGGCTGACAGTCTGGATTGAAGACAGAATAAGCGCTCATTTCTCCAGGCTCACGGGCAGCTGGGCTACGGAGTCCTTGGTAGAGCCAGTAGAAGAGGGAGATGACGAAGAAAGGCAGGCCAAACTCCAGTTCAGCAAACAGACCGAGCAGCACCAGCCACAGCAGCACTTTAAGCAGAGTAAGGTTTGTGAAGACAAGTTGTCTCGAAGCCAG is drawn from Sebastes umbrosus isolate fSebUmb1 chromosome 18, fSebUmb1.pri, whole genome shotgun sequence and contains these coding sequences:
- the saysd1 gene encoding SAYSvFN domain-containing protein 1, translated to MEQKLAEFRARRQADNTMKKEDSAADPHYRDETEEDTAPLIDKTTTERHQQIEETENITASIQSSPKKDRSDWLLDSALGRWLASRQLVFTNLTLLKVLLWLVLLGLFAELEFGLPFFVISLFYWLYQGLRSPAAREPGEMSAYSVFNPDCQPLLGAITAEQLEGEMGYSYMANHS